In a genomic window of Melitaea cinxia chromosome 27, ilMelCinx1.1, whole genome shotgun sequence:
- the LOC123667197 gene encoding cleavage stimulation factor subunit 1 — protein sequence MMVGLQHEPDRKDRLAASSGAEHLLGTTGLDLEFEMDASSLAPEPATYETAYVTSHKMACRAGAFSSCGQLVATGSVDASIKILDVERMLAKSAPEEVDPGREQQGHPVIRTLYDHTDEITALDFHPREQILVSASRDCCIKLFDITKASAKKAYKSITDAEQVLCVAFHPLGDHIIASTTHPVIRLYDVTTSQCFVCPVPSHHHKKQVNSIKFSPNGKYFASGSADGSVKLWDTVSNRCFNTFINAHDGSEVCSVAFTRNSKYLLTSGLDSSIKLWELASSRCLIQYTGAGTTGKQEHHAQAVFNHTEDYVMFPDEATTSLCTWHSRSASRCQLMSLGHNGAVRYIVHSGTAPAFLTCSDDYRARFWYRRNTH from the exons ATGATGGTGGGGTTACAACACGAGCCTGATAGGAAAGATCGTCTGGCTGCTTCCAGTGGCGCTGAACATTTACTGGGAACTACTGGGCTTG atttggAGTTCGAAATGGACGCGTCATCGCTAGCTCCGGAACCGGCAACGTATGAAACTGCATATGTAACTTCTCACAAGATGGCGTGTCGCGCTGGAGCATTTAGTTCTTGTGGGCAACTGGTTGCCACAGGCAGTGTTGATGCTAGTATTAAG ATTTTGGACGTAGAACGTATGTTGGCTAAATCGGCGCCAGAGGAAGTGGACCCTGGAAGGGAGCAACAAGGGCATCCGGTCATAAGGACATT ATACGATCACACAGACGAAATCACAGCACTAGATTTCCATCCCCGAGAGCAGATCCTAGTCTCAGCATCCCGCGACTGTTGCATCAAACTGTTTGATATAACCAAGGCTTCTGCTAAGAAGGCATATAAGTCTATTACC gaTGCAGAACAAGTGTTATGCGTGGCCTTCCACCCCCTGGGCGACCACATCATAGCCTCCACCACTCACCCAGTCATCAGGCTTTATGATGTCACCACCAGCCAGTGTTTCGTATGCCCCGTACCTTCCCATCACCACAAAAAACAAGTCAACTCCATCAA attttcacCGAATGGTAAATACTTCGCAAGCGGCAGCGCGGATGGTTCCGTCAAACTTTGGGACACCGTCTCCAACAGATGTTTCAACACGTTCATAAACGCTCACGATGGTTCCGAAGTGTGTTCGGTGGCGTTTACAAGAAATAGCaag TATCTACTAACGTCGGGTCTGGATTCTTCTATTAAACTTTGGGAACTGGCGTCTAGTCGCTGTCTCATACAGTACACCGGGGCTGGTACAACCG GTAAGCAAGAACACCACGCCCAGGCCGTATTTAATCACACAGAGGACTACGTGATGTTCCCCGACGAAGCTACAACGTCCCTCTGCACCTGGCATTCGCGTAGCGCCAGCCGTTGTCAGTTAATGTCTCTGGGGCATAATGGGGCAGTTAg ATACATCGTTCACTCGGGAACCGCCCCGGCTTTCCTCACTTGTAGTGACGACTACAGAGCGAGATTCTGGTACCGTCGAAATACGCATTGA